In Mycolicibacterium nivoides, the DNA window CACAAATCCATCAGCGAGAAATCATTGACAAAGCGGGGCGCACGTTCCGTATATTCGTACACAACCGGAGTGTTCACTCCGCTTAGCCCTACTAGGAGTCTCTCATGACCAGCTGGACCACCGCCAACATTCCGAATCAAACGGGCCGCACGGCCATCGTGACCGGCGCAAACACCGGTCTCGGGCTCGAGACCGCCAAGGCCCTGGCCGCCAAGGGCGCCCACGTCGTACTCGCCGTGCGCAACCTGGACAAGGGCGCGGCCGCCGTCGAGTGGATCTCGCGGTCGGTGCCGAACGCCGACCTCGAACTACAGCGCCTCGACCTGGGGTCACTGAAATCGGTGCGGGAGGCCGCTGACGAGATCAGGGCCAAGCACGACACCATCGACCTGCTGATCAACAACGCCGGCGTGATGACCCCTCCGAAGGAGACCACCGAAGACGGGTTCGAGCTGCAGTTCGGCACCAACCACCTCGGCCACTTCGCCCTTACCGGCCTGCTTCTCGACCGCCTCCTGCCGGTTGCCGGCTCACGCATCGTGACGGTCAGCAGCATCGGCCACCGCTTCTCGCGTGGCATCCGGTTCGACGATCTGCAGTGGGAACGCAGCTACAACCGCCTCCAGGCCTACGGTCAGTCCAAGCTCGCCAATCTGCTGTTCACCTATGAACTGCAGCGCCGCCTGATCGGGCAGCACACCGCGGCACTGGCCGCGCACCCTGGCGGATCCGACACCGAACTGGCCCGCCACCTTCCCCGCGCCGCACAGCGCGCGGTCCCCCTGCTGCGTCCGCTCTTCCAGGAGGCCGCCATGGGCGCGTTGCCGACGCTGCGCGCGGCCACGGATCCAGGCGCACTCGGCGGTCAGTACTACGGCCCCGACGGGCTCGGCGAACAGAAGGGCCACCCGAAGCTGGTGACCTCCAACGAGCGGTCCTACGACATCGAGCTGCAGCGCCGGCTGTGGGCGGTGTCCGAGGAACTCACCGGCGTGACCTACCCACAGCTGCAGGACGCGCGCGCCTGACGCGATGGCCCGTCGCCGCAACTAGGCTGGCGGGGTGTCGCTCTGGGATCCCAGGAATGTGCCCCCTTATCCCCCGCCCCGCTACACCGAGAATGAGCCTGAAGTCAGCGCGCGGCTCAGACGCGGCGACGGGCCGCCCGACTACGACTCCCAGGGCCTGGTGAAATACCACTACCTGGCCAACCAGCAGCAGACCGACGGCGATTACGGTCTCTACCGCATCGACATCAGCCCGCAGGGCGGCGGGCCCGGCCCGCATTTCCACCGGACCATGTCGGAGGCGTTCTTCGTCCTGTCGGGCACCGTCGAGCTCTACGACGGAAACGACTGGGTGGACGGCAACCAGGGCGACTTCCTGTATGTTCCACCGGGCGGAATCCACGGCTTCCGCAATGTGGCCGACGCGCCGACATCGCTTTTGATGTTGTTTGCTCCGGGCGCGCCGCGCGAGGCCTATTTCGAAGGGTTCGCCCAGTTGGCCGACCTCAACGATGAGGAACGCGCCGAGTGGTTCATCAAGAACGACAACCACTTCCTCTGAGCGACACGCCCGGGGCTTTCCTGCAGAGATGCGCCAGCGTAACGCGCTGGCCTAGACTGCATTCCGACTGAGAGGAGTCCTCGGGTGCGGGCTGATGCAGCGCCCAGCACCCAGGCACTTCGGGGCTGGCAGCGCAAGGCGCTGGTGCGGTATTTGACCGCCAAGCCGCGGGACTACCTGGCGGTCGCCACCCCAGGCGCGGGTAAGACGACGTTTGCGCTGCGGATCGCGGCGGAGCTGCTCAACGACCGCACGGTCGACGCGATCACCGTGGTGGTGCCCACCGAGCACCTCAAGATCCAGTGGGCGCAGTCGGCAGCGCGAAACGGCATCGCACTCGATCCGAAGTTCAGCAATTCCAACTCGCAGACCTCCGCCGAGTACCACGGCGTCGTCGTCACCTACGCCCAGGTGGCCAGCCATCCCACCCGGCACCGCGTACGCACCGAGAACCGCAAGACCCTGGTCATCTTCGACGAGATTCACCACGGCGGCGACTCGAAGAGCTGGGGTGACGCCATGCGCGAAGCCTTTGACGACGCGACCCGGCGGCTGTCTCTCACCGGTACCCCGTTCCGCAGCGACGACAGCCCGATCCCCTTCGTGAATTACGAAACGGACGCCGCCGGTTTCCAGCAATCGAAGGCCGACCACGTGTACGGCTACTCCGATGCGCTGGCCGACGGGGTGGTCCGGCCTGTGGTGTTCCTCGCGTATTCCGGTGAGGCACGCTGGCGCGACAGCGCCGGCGAGGAGCATGCGGCCCGGCTCGGTGAGCCGCTGACCGCCGAGCAGACCGCACGGGCCTGGCGTACCGCGCTGAACCCGACCGGCGAGTGGATGCCTGCGGTCATCGCGGCGGCCGACAAGCGGTTGCAGCAGAAGCGCCAGCATGTGCCCGATGCCGGCGGCATGATCATCGCCACCAACCAGACCACCGCGCGGGCCTACGCCGACCTTCTCATCAAGATCACCGGCGAGGCGCCCACCGTGGTGCTCTCCGATGATCCCGGCGCTTCTGACCGGATCAGCCAGTACTCGGAGGGCACCAGTCGTTGGTTGGTCGCGGTCCGCATGGTGTCCGAGGGCGTCGACGTGCCGCGCCTGTCCGTCGGCGTGTACGCGACGAGTGCGTCGACGCCGCTGTTCTTCGCCCAGGCCATCGGCCGGTTCGTGCGCTCGCGCCGGGCGGGCGAGACCGCCAGCATCTTCCTGCCGTCGGTGCCCAATCTCCTTCTGCTGGCCAGCGAGATGGAAGCCCAGCGCAATCACGTGCTGGGCAAGCCGCACCGCGAGTCCGACGGACTCGACGACGAGGCGCTCGAAGCCGCCGAGAAGCGCAAGGACGAGAAAAGCGAACTCGAGAACGGCTTCGAATCCCTCGGCGCGGACGCCGAGTTGGACCAGGTCATCTTCGACGGCTCATCCTTCGGCACCGCAACCCCGGCCGGCAGCGACGAGGAAGCCGACTACCTGGGTATCCCAGGCCTGCTCGACGCCTCGCAGATGCGAGATCTGTTGCGGCGCAGGCAGGATGAGCAACTCACCAAGCGCACGGCCGAGGCCGCGGTGTCGGGCGGCCCGCCGCCGTCGCGCACCACACACGGCCAGTTGCGGGAACTGCGCCGTGAACTCAACGCTTTGGTGACCATCGCCCATCACCGCACCGGCAAGCCGCACGGCTGGATCCACAACGAGCTACGCCGCATCTGCGGCGGGCCCCCGGTGGCGGCCGCGACCACCGATCAGCTCAAGGCACGCATCGAGGCCGTGCGCGACCTGAAGGCCTGACAGCCGCCCTCACGACAAAAAAATCAGAGTCCCGCCAAACTCGCCCGAGACCGAACTGGAACTTGTTACAGTCGGCCAATTGCGTTCTGGTGCAGCCAGAACAGTTGGGGGAGAGCAAATGACGACGACGTCCGCTACCGCCGGAGGGGCACGATTCATCGGGCGGGTGGGCACTCTCGCCGTCGCCCTCGGAATCGGTGTGGCGGTTGCCAACGGCACCGCGCTCGCTTCCGCCGGGACCGGTAGCTCAGACTCGTCCGGAACGTCTTCAGGCGCGAGCAACAGTCCGAAGTCCGATGGCTCGACCCCTCAGCGAGGCCCCCGCAAACCGTCGTCCTCGGGCCCCGAGAAGCTGGCCAAACGGCTCGGCGAGGTGTCCGCCAAGGTGGAGTCCGCCCTCGACAAGTCCAAGGCCGGCCAGCGTCGATCGTCGGCAGCATCGACCGACCCGAAACCCGAAGGCAAGGACGGCAAGACGGCGGCCAAATCCACCACAGTCGCGGAGGCGGTCTCCCGTGCCATCGGCACCACAGCCGATACACCCCACAAGCGGCCGGCCACGCTTGACACCAGGTCCCAGGGCTCGGTCGAGTCCGAGACAGAGGCAGAGGCAGAGGCAGAGGCCACCACACCCCTGGAATCGCTGACCGTCGTCACCAAGACCGTGACCAATGATGTTGTGAACAAGGTAATTCCGGCGTTGACGCCCCGTATCCAGCCGCCGTCCGCCGAGGCCATACCCGAGCTGGTGGCGAACGTGACCGAGCGGCTCAAACCGCGCATCCCGGAATCTCCGGTGAGCCCGGTCCAGGATATCGGCCTGGCGGCACTGCTGGGCTGGTCGCGCCGCGATGGCCAGGCGCCGTCGATCGACCTCTTCGGCCGGTCGCGGGAGACCCAACAGGCCGAAACCAGTGTCACCACCTCTGAGGTGACGGACGAAGCCACGAGCACGCTGGCCACCGAGGATCAGCTTGAGGCCGAACAGCAGGTCAGCCAGATCGTCAACACGCCGATCGTTCAGCTGGCCAAGGTGGTCCTGATGGCGGCCTGGTACGTCGAGGCGGCCAAGAACTTCGCGACCGTCGGTGGCCCCGACTTCACTAACCTCTCTCAGCTCAACCAGGCCGCCACCGAGTTCGCCAACCAGTCGGCAACCGAGTTCCTGCTGCTGAATTCGAACGATCCGAAGCTCCTGCTCCAGGTCAACCCACCGCACAGCTGGAACGGGCAGAATGCCGGCGGCACCCGGATCTGGTACGACAACCCCGACACCGTCTATCGGTTCACGGGCATCAACGGCGCCTCCACCTACCGGATCGAGGGGAAGGTCGCGGGATACGACCCGGCCGACCCGAGCACCCACCCCACCTCCGCCAACGCCAATTTCAGTGTGCTGACAGGCATCAACGGCGTTACCGCAGCCAATCTCAGCGGCGAGGACCTCAGCATCAGGGACGACGGGACGTTCACCATCGTGGTGAGCCCGGACGCGGCGCCGGCCAACCCCGAGAAGGGCATGAACTACATCCAGGCCCCGTCCAACTCGACCA includes these proteins:
- a CDS encoding SDR family NAD(P)-dependent oxidoreductase, yielding MTSWTTANIPNQTGRTAIVTGANTGLGLETAKALAAKGAHVVLAVRNLDKGAAAVEWISRSVPNADLELQRLDLGSLKSVREAADEIRAKHDTIDLLINNAGVMTPPKETTEDGFELQFGTNHLGHFALTGLLLDRLLPVAGSRIVTVSSIGHRFSRGIRFDDLQWERSYNRLQAYGQSKLANLLFTYELQRRLIGQHTAALAAHPGGSDTELARHLPRAAQRAVPLLRPLFQEAAMGALPTLRAATDPGALGGQYYGPDGLGEQKGHPKLVTSNERSYDIELQRRLWAVSEELTGVTYPQLQDARA
- a CDS encoding cupin domain-containing protein produces the protein MSLWDPRNVPPYPPPRYTENEPEVSARLRRGDGPPDYDSQGLVKYHYLANQQQTDGDYGLYRIDISPQGGGPGPHFHRTMSEAFFVLSGTVELYDGNDWVDGNQGDFLYVPPGGIHGFRNVADAPTSLLMLFAPGAPREAYFEGFAQLADLNDEERAEWFIKNDNHFL
- a CDS encoding DEAD/DEAH box helicase, with protein sequence MRADAAPSTQALRGWQRKALVRYLTAKPRDYLAVATPGAGKTTFALRIAAELLNDRTVDAITVVVPTEHLKIQWAQSAARNGIALDPKFSNSNSQTSAEYHGVVVTYAQVASHPTRHRVRTENRKTLVIFDEIHHGGDSKSWGDAMREAFDDATRRLSLTGTPFRSDDSPIPFVNYETDAAGFQQSKADHVYGYSDALADGVVRPVVFLAYSGEARWRDSAGEEHAARLGEPLTAEQTARAWRTALNPTGEWMPAVIAAADKRLQQKRQHVPDAGGMIIATNQTTARAYADLLIKITGEAPTVVLSDDPGASDRISQYSEGTSRWLVAVRMVSEGVDVPRLSVGVYATSASTPLFFAQAIGRFVRSRRAGETASIFLPSVPNLLLLASEMEAQRNHVLGKPHRESDGLDDEALEAAEKRKDEKSELENGFESLGADAELDQVIFDGSSFGTATPAGSDEEADYLGIPGLLDASQMRDLLRRRQDEQLTKRTAEAAVSGGPPPSRTTHGQLRELRRELNALVTIAHHRTGKPHGWIHNELRRICGGPPVAAATTDQLKARIEAVRDLKA
- a CDS encoding DUF1214 domain-containing protein, translated to MTTTSATAGGARFIGRVGTLAVALGIGVAVANGTALASAGTGSSDSSGTSSGASNSPKSDGSTPQRGPRKPSSSGPEKLAKRLGEVSAKVESALDKSKAGQRRSSAASTDPKPEGKDGKTAAKSTTVAEAVSRAIGTTADTPHKRPATLDTRSQGSVESETEAEAEAEATTPLESLTVVTKTVTNDVVNKVIPALTPRIQPPSAEAIPELVANVTERLKPRIPESPVSPVQDIGLAALLGWSRRDGQAPSIDLFGRSRETQQAETSVTTSEVTDEATSTLATEDQLEAEQQVSQIVNTPIVQLAKVVLMAAWYVEAAKNFATVGGPDFTNLSQLNQAATEFANQSATEFLLLNSNDPKLLLQVNPPHSWNGQNAGGTRIWYDNPDTVYRFTGINGASTYRIEGKVAGYDPADPSTHPTSANANFSVLTGINGVTAANLSGEDLSIRDDGTFTIVVSPDAAPANPEKGMNYIQAPSNSTILATRNTLGDWSTETPMTLTIEKTAGPPSSLFSQIGGFAIPVIGQAVVENPALMSLVSVIPAFDKVPLLLSSTETALLMLVTGISGENTYMSVATATGAPNTLSQPAHNAQFLSTQLQSAGYFQLKDDEAMIITVDPGDAEYFVVPVTNDWTITNDNRNQQTSLNNSQAIKNADGTYTIVVSKNDPGVANWVSTGGLNQGTISMRFQGVDPDSTSNPTVKTQVVKISEVQGIVNDPNNPNYNPEQLNYDRDQQIAERQAGYDRRYTV